One genomic region from Lycorma delicatula isolate Av1 chromosome 9, ASM4794821v1, whole genome shotgun sequence encodes:
- the U2af50 gene encoding U2 small nuclear riboprotein auxiliary factor 50 isoform X4, producing the protein MGEENKDRDKDRDKERRRRSRSRERSRKRTRSRSRDKRSRSRDRKRSRSRSPREKKGKSRRRKASLYWDVPPPGFEHITPLQYKAMQAAGQIPANIVADTPQAAVPVVGSTITRQARRLYVGNIPFGVTEDEMMEFFNQQMHLSGLAQAAGNPVLACQINLDKNFAFLEFRSIDETTQAMAFDGINFKGQSLKIRRPHDYQPTPGMSESASVNIPDSPHKIFIGGLPNYLNEDQVKELLMSFGQLRAFNLVKDSATGLSKGYAFCEYADVIMTDQAIAGLNGMQLGDKKLIVQRASVGAKNAVLGQQMPVTIQVPGLSMVGTSGPPTEVLCLLNSVTPEELQDELEYEDILEDIREECSKYGIVRSIEIPRPIEGVDVPGCGKVFIEFNSVIDCQKAQQSLTGRKFNNRVVVTSYFDPDKYHRREF; encoded by the exons ATGGGCGAAGAAAATAAAG acAGGGACAAGGATCGGGATAAGGAAAGGAGAAGAAGATCCCGTTCTCGAGAACGATCAAGAAAACGTACTAGATCACGTAGTAGGGATAAAAGATCTCGTTCCAGAGATAGAAAAAGATCTCGATCACGATCTCCTAGAGAGAAGAAAGGGAAATCTAGACGTCGTAAAGCTTCCCTCTATTGGGATGTTCCGCCACCCGGTTTTGAACATATTACACCTCTTCAATATAAAGCTATGCAAG cTGCTGGTCAGATACCGGCAAATATTGTTGCTGATACACCACAAGCTGCAGTTCCTGTTGTAGGATCGACAATAACAAGGCAAGCCCGTAGGCTGTATGTTGGAAACATTCCTTTTGGTGTCACTGAG gatgaaatgatggaattttttaatcaacaaatgCATTTATCAGGTTTAGCACAGGCTGCAGGTAATCCTGTGTTAGCTTGTCAGATAAACCTtgataaaaattttgcttttcttgAG TTCCGATCAATAGATGAAACAACACAAGCCATGGCGTTTGATGGAATTAACTTTAAAGGACAGAGTCTAAAAATTAGGCGACCTCATGATTATCAACCGACGCCTGGCATGTCAGAAAGTGCTTCTGTAAATATTCCTG ATTCACCGCACAAGATCTTCATCGGCGGTTTACCGAATTACCTCAACGAAGATCAG GTTAAAGAGCTGCTGATGTCATTCGGTCAGCTGAGGGCATTCAACCTTGTTAAGGATTCTGCCACGGGTCTCAGCAAAGGTTATGCATTCTGCGAGTATGCAGATGTTATTATGACTGACCAG gcAATTGCTGGCTTAAATGGTATGCAGTTGGGCGATAAGAAGTTAATAGTACAAAGAGCCAGTGTAGGTGCGAAGAATGCTGTGCTTGGGCAACAGATGCCAGTTACTATACAAGTGCCTGGTTTATCAATGGTCGGCACTTCTGGACCTCCTACTGAA gtgTTATGTTTACTAAACAGCGTTACTCCAGAAGAGTTGCAGGATGAACTAGAATATGAAGATATTCTGGAGGATATTAGAGAAGAATGTAGTAAGTATGGCATCGTAAGATCAATTGAAATACCAAGACCTATTGAAGGAGTCGATGTACCTGGATGTGggaag gtgtttattgaatttaattccgTTATCGATTGCCAAAAAGCACAACAATCACTTACTGGAAGAAAGTTTAACAACCGTGTTGTTGTAACATCATATTTTGATCCAGATAAATATCATCGTCGTGAAttctaa
- the U2af50 gene encoding U2 small nuclear riboprotein auxiliary factor 50 isoform X3, with the protein MGEENKDRDKDRDKERRRRSRSRERSRKRTRSRSRDKRSRSRDRKRSRSRSPREKKGKSRRRKASLYWDVPPPGFEHITPLQYKAMQAAGQIPANIVADTPQAAVPVVGSTITRQARRLYVGNIPFGVTEDEMMEFFNQQMHLSGLAQAAGNPVLACQINLDKNFAFLEFRSIDETTQAMAFDGINFKGQSLKIRRPHDYQPTPGMSESASVNIPDSPHKIFIGGLPNYLNEDQVLVKELLMSFGQLRAFNLVKDSATGLSKGYAFCEYADVIMTDQAIAGLNGMQLGDKKLIVQRASVGAKNAVLGQQMPVTIQVPGLSMVGTSGPPTEVLCLLNSVTPEELQDELEYEDILEDIREECSKYGIVRSIEIPRPIEGVDVPGCGKVFIEFNSVIDCQKAQQSLTGRKFNNRVVVTSYFDPDKYHRREF; encoded by the exons ATGGGCGAAGAAAATAAAG acAGGGACAAGGATCGGGATAAGGAAAGGAGAAGAAGATCCCGTTCTCGAGAACGATCAAGAAAACGTACTAGATCACGTAGTAGGGATAAAAGATCTCGTTCCAGAGATAGAAAAAGATCTCGATCACGATCTCCTAGAGAGAAGAAAGGGAAATCTAGACGTCGTAAAGCTTCCCTCTATTGGGATGTTCCGCCACCCGGTTTTGAACATATTACACCTCTTCAATATAAAGCTATGCAAG cTGCTGGTCAGATACCGGCAAATATTGTTGCTGATACACCACAAGCTGCAGTTCCTGTTGTAGGATCGACAATAACAAGGCAAGCCCGTAGGCTGTATGTTGGAAACATTCCTTTTGGTGTCACTGAG gatgaaatgatggaattttttaatcaacaaatgCATTTATCAGGTTTAGCACAGGCTGCAGGTAATCCTGTGTTAGCTTGTCAGATAAACCTtgataaaaattttgcttttcttgAG TTCCGATCAATAGATGAAACAACACAAGCCATGGCGTTTGATGGAATTAACTTTAAAGGACAGAGTCTAAAAATTAGGCGACCTCATGATTATCAACCGACGCCTGGCATGTCAGAAAGTGCTTCTGTAAATATTCCTG ATTCACCGCACAAGATCTTCATCGGCGGTTTACCGAATTACCTCAACGAAGATCAGGTATTG GTTAAAGAGCTGCTGATGTCATTCGGTCAGCTGAGGGCATTCAACCTTGTTAAGGATTCTGCCACGGGTCTCAGCAAAGGTTATGCATTCTGCGAGTATGCAGATGTTATTATGACTGACCAG gcAATTGCTGGCTTAAATGGTATGCAGTTGGGCGATAAGAAGTTAATAGTACAAAGAGCCAGTGTAGGTGCGAAGAATGCTGTGCTTGGGCAACAGATGCCAGTTACTATACAAGTGCCTGGTTTATCAATGGTCGGCACTTCTGGACCTCCTACTGAA gtgTTATGTTTACTAAACAGCGTTACTCCAGAAGAGTTGCAGGATGAACTAGAATATGAAGATATTCTGGAGGATATTAGAGAAGAATGTAGTAAGTATGGCATCGTAAGATCAATTGAAATACCAAGACCTATTGAAGGAGTCGATGTACCTGGATGTGggaag gtgtttattgaatttaattccgTTATCGATTGCCAAAAAGCACAACAATCACTTACTGGAAGAAAGTTTAACAACCGTGTTGTTGTAACATCATATTTTGATCCAGATAAATATCATCGTCGTGAAttctaa
- the U2af50 gene encoding U2 small nuclear riboprotein auxiliary factor 50 isoform X2, which produces MGEENKDRDKDRDKERRRRSRSRERSRKRTRSRSRDKRSRSRDRKRSRSRSPREKKGKSRRRKASLYWDVPPPGFEHITPLQYKAMQAAGQIPANIVADTPQAAVPVVGSTITRQARRLYVGNIPFGVTEDEMMEFFNQQMHLSGLAQAAGNPVLACQINLDKNFAFLEFRSIDETTQAMAFDGINFKGQSLKIRRPHDYQPTPGMSESASVNIPAGVISTVVPDSPHKIFIGGLPNYLNEDQVKELLMSFGQLRAFNLVKDSATGLSKGYAFCEYADVIMTDQAIAGLNGMQLGDKKLIVQRASVGAKNAVLGQQMPVTIQVPGLSMVGTSGPPTEVLCLLNSVTPEELQDELEYEDILEDIREECSKYGIVRSIEIPRPIEGVDVPGCGKVFIEFNSVIDCQKAQQSLTGRKFNNRVVVTSYFDPDKYHRREF; this is translated from the exons ATGGGCGAAGAAAATAAAG acAGGGACAAGGATCGGGATAAGGAAAGGAGAAGAAGATCCCGTTCTCGAGAACGATCAAGAAAACGTACTAGATCACGTAGTAGGGATAAAAGATCTCGTTCCAGAGATAGAAAAAGATCTCGATCACGATCTCCTAGAGAGAAGAAAGGGAAATCTAGACGTCGTAAAGCTTCCCTCTATTGGGATGTTCCGCCACCCGGTTTTGAACATATTACACCTCTTCAATATAAAGCTATGCAAG cTGCTGGTCAGATACCGGCAAATATTGTTGCTGATACACCACAAGCTGCAGTTCCTGTTGTAGGATCGACAATAACAAGGCAAGCCCGTAGGCTGTATGTTGGAAACATTCCTTTTGGTGTCACTGAG gatgaaatgatggaattttttaatcaacaaatgCATTTATCAGGTTTAGCACAGGCTGCAGGTAATCCTGTGTTAGCTTGTCAGATAAACCTtgataaaaattttgcttttcttgAG TTCCGATCAATAGATGAAACAACACAAGCCATGGCGTTTGATGGAATTAACTTTAAAGGACAGAGTCTAAAAATTAGGCGACCTCATGATTATCAACCGACGCCTGGCATGTCAGAAAGTGCTTCTGTAAATATTCCTG CTGGAGTGATCAGCACTGTCGTTCCAGATTCACCGCACAAGATCTTCATCGGCGGTTTACCGAATTACCTCAACGAAGATCAG GTTAAAGAGCTGCTGATGTCATTCGGTCAGCTGAGGGCATTCAACCTTGTTAAGGATTCTGCCACGGGTCTCAGCAAAGGTTATGCATTCTGCGAGTATGCAGATGTTATTATGACTGACCAG gcAATTGCTGGCTTAAATGGTATGCAGTTGGGCGATAAGAAGTTAATAGTACAAAGAGCCAGTGTAGGTGCGAAGAATGCTGTGCTTGGGCAACAGATGCCAGTTACTATACAAGTGCCTGGTTTATCAATGGTCGGCACTTCTGGACCTCCTACTGAA gtgTTATGTTTACTAAACAGCGTTACTCCAGAAGAGTTGCAGGATGAACTAGAATATGAAGATATTCTGGAGGATATTAGAGAAGAATGTAGTAAGTATGGCATCGTAAGATCAATTGAAATACCAAGACCTATTGAAGGAGTCGATGTACCTGGATGTGggaag gtgtttattgaatttaattccgTTATCGATTGCCAAAAAGCACAACAATCACTTACTGGAAGAAAGTTTAACAACCGTGTTGTTGTAACATCATATTTTGATCCAGATAAATATCATCGTCGTGAAttctaa
- the U2af50 gene encoding U2 small nuclear riboprotein auxiliary factor 50 isoform X1 has translation MGEENKDRDKDRDKERRRRSRSRERSRKRTRSRSRDKRSRSRDRKRSRSRSPREKKGKSRRRKASLYWDVPPPGFEHITPLQYKAMQAAGQIPANIVADTPQAAVPVVGSTITRQARRLYVGNIPFGVTEDEMMEFFNQQMHLSGLAQAAGNPVLACQINLDKNFAFLEFRSIDETTQAMAFDGINFKGQSLKIRRPHDYQPTPGMSESASVNIPAGVISTVVPDSPHKIFIGGLPNYLNEDQVLVKELLMSFGQLRAFNLVKDSATGLSKGYAFCEYADVIMTDQAIAGLNGMQLGDKKLIVQRASVGAKNAVLGQQMPVTIQVPGLSMVGTSGPPTEVLCLLNSVTPEELQDELEYEDILEDIREECSKYGIVRSIEIPRPIEGVDVPGCGKVFIEFNSVIDCQKAQQSLTGRKFNNRVVVTSYFDPDKYHRREF, from the exons ATGGGCGAAGAAAATAAAG acAGGGACAAGGATCGGGATAAGGAAAGGAGAAGAAGATCCCGTTCTCGAGAACGATCAAGAAAACGTACTAGATCACGTAGTAGGGATAAAAGATCTCGTTCCAGAGATAGAAAAAGATCTCGATCACGATCTCCTAGAGAGAAGAAAGGGAAATCTAGACGTCGTAAAGCTTCCCTCTATTGGGATGTTCCGCCACCCGGTTTTGAACATATTACACCTCTTCAATATAAAGCTATGCAAG cTGCTGGTCAGATACCGGCAAATATTGTTGCTGATACACCACAAGCTGCAGTTCCTGTTGTAGGATCGACAATAACAAGGCAAGCCCGTAGGCTGTATGTTGGAAACATTCCTTTTGGTGTCACTGAG gatgaaatgatggaattttttaatcaacaaatgCATTTATCAGGTTTAGCACAGGCTGCAGGTAATCCTGTGTTAGCTTGTCAGATAAACCTtgataaaaattttgcttttcttgAG TTCCGATCAATAGATGAAACAACACAAGCCATGGCGTTTGATGGAATTAACTTTAAAGGACAGAGTCTAAAAATTAGGCGACCTCATGATTATCAACCGACGCCTGGCATGTCAGAAAGTGCTTCTGTAAATATTCCTG CTGGAGTGATCAGCACTGTCGTTCCAGATTCACCGCACAAGATCTTCATCGGCGGTTTACCGAATTACCTCAACGAAGATCAGGTATTG GTTAAAGAGCTGCTGATGTCATTCGGTCAGCTGAGGGCATTCAACCTTGTTAAGGATTCTGCCACGGGTCTCAGCAAAGGTTATGCATTCTGCGAGTATGCAGATGTTATTATGACTGACCAG gcAATTGCTGGCTTAAATGGTATGCAGTTGGGCGATAAGAAGTTAATAGTACAAAGAGCCAGTGTAGGTGCGAAGAATGCTGTGCTTGGGCAACAGATGCCAGTTACTATACAAGTGCCTGGTTTATCAATGGTCGGCACTTCTGGACCTCCTACTGAA gtgTTATGTTTACTAAACAGCGTTACTCCAGAAGAGTTGCAGGATGAACTAGAATATGAAGATATTCTGGAGGATATTAGAGAAGAATGTAGTAAGTATGGCATCGTAAGATCAATTGAAATACCAAGACCTATTGAAGGAGTCGATGTACCTGGATGTGggaag gtgtttattgaatttaattccgTTATCGATTGCCAAAAAGCACAACAATCACTTACTGGAAGAAAGTTTAACAACCGTGTTGTTGTAACATCATATTTTGATCCAGATAAATATCATCGTCGTGAAttctaa